From Lujinxingia litoralis, the proteins below share one genomic window:
- a CDS encoding OmpA family protein: MNGSKKSVVTMAAALGATALLAPLNASAQGFELQQFNPMPNPSGNLFSTSSADVGAHLDWSATLLFNYSNDPLVLRNSDGDRIDSVVADHATTHLLLSLALLDRFELGVDVPVVVWQRGSGVPGGEQAPGEGGFGVGDIRLVPKVQVFSTRESAQDNGVALAVLADVFVPTGNEESLQGGDFRVGPRVAFDAIVGGPRIAANLGYLYRPGVSYENLTVDDTLGWNLGVEVPVTPELRATAEVFGKLTPLADSLESYNSPTELVAGAKYQWGNLLVMGGGGLGLVSGYGTPDWRAFAGVGWAPALLEPAPEPEPTPEPQPEPEPEPEPECRAASVELDCPDVPAASCEEGQLTSYVAACEEGACAYREATTTCGEGTVCGTDEEGQAACVAKAECEVDGDCTNAPSPTCEDNTLTTYAGMCAEGSCEYAPSTTTCEEGFECGLTRGVPACVQKTELVKIDEETKRIEISEIVYFATGSDEIEERSFELLNQVAQVLENNPQVEAVRIEGHTDNVGRRASNVDLSQRRAESVRTYLINRGIVAERLSAQGFGPDRPVADNGTATGRGKNRRVEFHIADDE, encoded by the coding sequence ATGAATGGAAGTAAGAAGTCTGTAGTCACCATGGCAGCCGCGCTCGGCGCAACCGCGCTGCTTGCCCCGCTCAACGCCTCTGCGCAGGGATTTGAACTCCAGCAGTTCAACCCGATGCCCAACCCCTCGGGCAACCTGTTCAGCACCTCGTCGGCCGATGTCGGCGCCCACCTGGACTGGTCCGCCACGCTCCTCTTCAACTACAGCAACGATCCCCTGGTGCTGCGCAACAGCGACGGCGATCGCATCGACAGCGTGGTCGCCGACCACGCCACGACGCACCTGCTGCTCTCGCTGGCGCTGCTGGATCGCTTTGAGTTGGGAGTGGACGTGCCGGTGGTGGTCTGGCAGCGCGGCAGCGGCGTCCCCGGTGGCGAGCAGGCCCCGGGCGAAGGCGGCTTTGGCGTGGGTGATATCCGCCTGGTGCCCAAGGTCCAGGTCTTCTCCACCCGCGAGAGCGCCCAGGATAACGGGGTCGCGCTGGCGGTGCTGGCCGATGTCTTCGTCCCCACCGGCAACGAAGAGAGCCTCCAGGGTGGCGACTTCCGCGTGGGTCCGCGCGTGGCGTTTGACGCCATCGTGGGCGGCCCGCGCATCGCGGCCAACCTGGGCTACCTCTACCGCCCGGGCGTGAGCTACGAGAACCTCACCGTCGACGACACCCTGGGCTGGAACCTGGGTGTGGAAGTGCCGGTGACGCCGGAGCTGCGCGCGACCGCCGAGGTCTTCGGCAAGCTCACCCCCCTGGCCGACTCCCTGGAGAGCTACAACTCGCCGACCGAACTGGTCGCCGGCGCGAAGTATCAGTGGGGCAACCTGCTGGTGATGGGCGGTGGTGGCCTGGGTCTGGTCAGCGGCTACGGCACCCCGGACTGGCGCGCGTTCGCCGGTGTGGGTTGGGCGCCGGCGCTCCTGGAGCCGGCTCCCGAGCCCGAGCCCACTCCTGAGCCGCAGCCCGAGCCCGAGCCTGAGCCCGAGCCCGAGTGCCGCGCGGCCAGCGTGGAGCTTGATTGCCCGGATGTCCCGGCGGCGAGCTGCGAAGAAGGTCAGCTGACCTCGTATGTGGCCGCCTGCGAAGAGGGCGCCTGCGCCTACCGCGAGGCGACCACCACCTGTGGTGAAGGCACCGTCTGCGGCACCGACGAAGAAGGCCAGGCGGCCTGCGTGGCCAAGGCCGAGTGCGAAGTCGATGGCGACTGCACCAACGCCCCCTCGCCGACCTGCGAAGACAACACCCTGACCACCTACGCCGGGATGTGCGCCGAGGGCAGCTGTGAGTACGCCCCCAGCACCACCACCTGCGAAGAAGGCTTTGAGTGTGGCCTGACCCGTGGCGTGCCGGCCTGCGTCCAGAAGACCGAGCTGGTCAAGATTGACGAAGAGACCAAGCGCATCGAGATCAGCGAGATCGTGTACTTCGCCACCGGCTCCGACGAGATCGAAGAGCGCTCCTTTGAGCTGCTCAACCAGGTCGCGCAGGTGCTGGAGAACAACCCGCAGGTCGAAGCCGTGCGCATCGAAGGCCACACCGATAACGTGGGTCGTCGCGCCAGCAACGTTGACCTGTCTCAGCGTCGCGCCGAGTCGGTGCGCACCTACCTGATCAACCGCGGCATCGTGGCCGAGCGCCTGAGCGCGCAGGGCTTTGGCCCGGATCGTCCGGTGGCTGACAACGGTACGGCGACCGGCCGCGGCAAGAACCGCCGCGTCGAGTTCCACATCGCCGACGACGAGTAA
- a CDS encoding Ig-like domain-containing protein: protein MKVQSRVAALGAALATTTLFAAPALASAPLLECPGGGYGDSLISLVQGGLDDGSASVSIAGVFPNGMDVLGVRFTDAWVNINGTITFEDPLAAYTPDAIPGLSQPTIAPYFADVDFRVPIISIPPRERQGDMTFCEDPANNRVLITWKDVGYYNKKIDKLNSFQVVLKNTEGECADAETFDVEFRYNRLEWTTGDANDSGGSGGLGGHPAVAGIDAGDELSAQALPGSGTAAVLDLVNQTNTGTPGVFEFRVAGWTMPSCGDGVIDTCEECDGGAGCTPICTVSMCGDGFVEPGVEQCDGEAFAGGAASCPAGYTGTPLCNNDPNNALADGTCTVDAVPAGCVDVDECAETTGICGDASCVNTDGGYSCVCPAGYEFNGTTCVDVDECTETPGVCGAGTCSNTGGDYSCACDAGYEFDGTTCVDVDECADTTTCGAGTCTNTDGGYSCGCPEGYVSNNGTCENVDECTENAGVCGAGTCTDTDGAYECACEEGYEFANGTCENVDECAQSTDTCSENATCTDTDGAYECGCEPGYAGNGEVCTVVVTIISPDTSLPVGTPTPTFEGTGEPGAVVELSVDGEVVGTATVDPDGEWTIVLDEPLEDGEYSVVVGDGSSTDEVTLVIDTLAPELEVTLPEQDVRYSNSPDAIEGQAEPGNQIDIVINGEHVGTTTADENGEFEFELDEALEDGVYEVIVSATDDAGNTTDEIVDFSVDGSAELQIETPEDESTVRTSTPTISGTAEPGTIVVVLIDGEEVAQVEADEEGEWTYTLEEALEDGEYDVVVQADSPSGTRQDQVEITVDTTTTDVTIVKPGTDVPTSEATPEFSGNAAPGATVTIIIDGEEVAEVEADSNGQWSYVPEDDLSEGEHTVTVISEDEGVETEATVDFEVDLTPPTLEVTSPKGDSDWFGEPVVVEGEAEPGSVVVIEVDGEVVETIEVGEDGQWSTTLPGDLGEGEHVVTVRAEDPAGNTTEEQRTFSVTYGELAGGSVFAGCASAPGSGGNGLWLVLAALGMVISRRRRR from the coding sequence ATGAAAGTTCAATCGCGTGTCGCGGCTCTCGGAGCCGCGCTGGCAACGACTACGCTCTTTGCCGCTCCGGCGCTGGCAAGCGCGCCGCTGCTGGAGTGTCCGGGCGGGGGCTACGGCGACAGCCTGATCAGTTTGGTCCAGGGTGGCCTGGATGATGGATCGGCGTCCGTCTCGATTGCCGGGGTCTTCCCCAACGGCATGGATGTGCTCGGCGTGCGCTTCACCGACGCCTGGGTGAACATTAACGGCACGATCACCTTTGAAGATCCGTTGGCAGCGTACACGCCTGATGCCATCCCCGGGCTCTCGCAGCCGACGATCGCGCCTTATTTCGCGGACGTCGATTTCCGCGTTCCGATTATTTCCATTCCTCCCCGGGAGCGCCAGGGCGACATGACCTTCTGTGAGGACCCGGCCAATAACCGGGTGCTGATCACCTGGAAGGATGTCGGTTACTACAACAAGAAAATCGACAAGCTCAACAGCTTTCAGGTGGTGTTGAAAAACACCGAAGGGGAGTGTGCGGACGCGGAGACCTTCGATGTGGAGTTCCGCTACAACCGCCTGGAGTGGACCACGGGTGATGCAAACGACAGCGGGGGTTCGGGAGGTCTGGGAGGCCATCCGGCGGTGGCCGGCATTGATGCCGGCGATGAACTCTCCGCACAGGCGCTCCCGGGCAGTGGCACCGCCGCTGTGCTGGATCTGGTGAACCAAACGAACACCGGTACCCCGGGGGTCTTTGAGTTCCGCGTGGCCGGCTGGACGATGCCCTCCTGCGGCGACGGCGTTATCGACACCTGCGAAGAGTGCGATGGCGGCGCGGGATGCACGCCGATCTGTACCGTGAGCATGTGCGGCGACGGCTTTGTGGAGCCGGGCGTTGAGCAGTGCGACGGCGAAGCCTTCGCCGGCGGTGCGGCGAGCTGCCCGGCCGGCTACACGGGCACGCCCCTGTGCAACAACGATCCGAACAACGCGCTGGCCGATGGTACCTGCACGGTTGACGCGGTGCCGGCGGGCTGCGTGGATGTGGACGAGTGCGCCGAGACGACCGGCATCTGTGGTGACGCCTCCTGCGTGAACACCGATGGCGGCTACAGCTGCGTGTGCCCTGCGGGCTACGAGTTTAACGGCACCACCTGCGTGGACGTGGACGAATGCACCGAGACGCCTGGCGTCTGTGGCGCGGGCACCTGCTCCAACACCGGCGGTGACTACAGCTGCGCCTGTGACGCGGGCTACGAGTTCGACGGCACCACCTGCGTGGACGTGGATGAGTGCGCCGACACGACCACCTGTGGCGCGGGCACCTGCACCAACACCGACGGTGGCTACAGCTGCGGTTGCCCGGAAGGCTACGTGTCCAACAACGGCACCTGCGAGAACGTGGATGAGTGCACCGAGAACGCTGGCGTCTGTGGCGCGGGCACCTGCACCGACACCGATGGCGCGTACGAGTGCGCCTGTGAAGAGGGCTACGAGTTCGCCAACGGCACCTGCGAGAACGTGGATGAGTGCGCGCAGAGCACCGACACCTGCTCGGAGAACGCCACCTGCACCGACACCGACGGCGCGTACGAGTGCGGCTGCGAGCCCGGGTATGCCGGCAATGGTGAGGTCTGCACCGTGGTCGTGACCATTATCAGCCCCGACACCAGCCTCCCGGTGGGCACCCCCACGCCGACCTTCGAAGGGACCGGCGAGCCGGGTGCAGTTGTGGAGCTGAGCGTGGACGGCGAAGTCGTGGGTACCGCGACCGTGGACCCCGATGGTGAGTGGACGATCGTTCTGGACGAGCCGCTGGAAGACGGTGAGTACAGCGTTGTGGTTGGCGATGGCAGCAGCACCGACGAGGTGACGCTGGTGATCGACACCCTGGCGCCGGAACTCGAAGTCACGCTGCCCGAGCAGGACGTGCGCTACTCCAACTCGCCGGACGCGATCGAAGGCCAGGCCGAGCCGGGCAACCAGATCGATATTGTCATCAACGGTGAGCACGTGGGTACGACCACCGCCGACGAAAATGGCGAGTTTGAGTTTGAACTCGACGAAGCGCTGGAAGATGGCGTGTACGAAGTGATCGTCAGCGCCACCGACGACGCCGGTAACACCACCGACGAAATCGTGGACTTCTCGGTCGACGGCAGCGCGGAGCTGCAGATCGAGACCCCCGAAGACGAAAGCACCGTGCGCACCTCCACGCCTACCATCAGCGGTACGGCGGAGCCGGGCACCATCGTTGTGGTGCTGATCGACGGTGAAGAAGTCGCCCAGGTTGAAGCCGACGAAGAGGGTGAGTGGACCTACACCCTGGAAGAGGCGCTGGAAGACGGTGAGTACGACGTGGTCGTCCAGGCCGATTCGCCCTCGGGCACCCGTCAGGATCAGGTGGAGATCACGGTCGACACCACCACCACCGACGTCACGATCGTGAAGCCCGGCACCGATGTCCCCACCTCGGAGGCGACTCCGGAGTTCAGCGGTAACGCGGCCCCCGGCGCCACCGTCACCATCATCATCGACGGTGAAGAGGTTGCCGAGGTCGAAGCCGATTCCAACGGTCAGTGGAGCTACGTGCCCGAAGACGACCTGAGCGAAGGCGAGCACACCGTGACGGTGATTTCCGAGGACGAGGGCGTGGAGACTGAGGCGACGGTGGACTTTGAAGTCGACCTGACCCCGCCCACCCTGGAGGTGACTTCTCCCAAGGGCGACAGCGACTGGTTCGGTGAGCCGGTGGTCGTTGAAGGTGAGGCTGAGCCCGGCAGTGTGGTCGTGATCGAGGTCGACGGCGAAGTCGTCGAGACGATCGAGGTGGGCGAAGACGGCCAGTGGTCGACGACGCTGCCCGGCGATCTGGGCGAAGGTGAGCACGTGGTCACCGTCCGCGCCGAAGATCCGGCCGGCAACACCACCGAAGAGCAGCGCACGTTCAGCGTGACCTATGGCGAACTCGCCGGCGGTAGCGTGTTCGCGGGCTGCGCCTCGGCGCCGGGCTCCGGTGGCAACGGCCTGTGGCTGGTGCTGGCCGCGCTGGGTATGGTGATTAGCCGGCGTCGCCGCCGCTAA